A genomic stretch from Juglans microcarpa x Juglans regia isolate MS1-56 chromosome 3S, Jm3101_v1.0, whole genome shotgun sequence includes:
- the LOC121257871 gene encoding serine carboxypeptidase-like 50, giving the protein MESTACHYLNLQLLLILLSVFHCIPASSSPTSVPSFPNEALPTKSGYLPVNASTGSAIFYAFYEVQKPISPPSKTPLLIWLQGGPGCSSMIGNFFELGPWRVNFQKAKNDPLALEPNSGSWNRHFGLLFLDNPIGTGFSIASTPAEIPRDQFSVAKHLFAAITSFIRLDPVFKSRPIYITGESYAGKYVPAIGYYILKKNAQLPESERVSLAGVAIGNGLTDPLTQVATHAVNAYFSGLIDERQKKELEKAQWEAVRLTKSKNWTEATNARIRVLSLLGDMTGLATLNDFTRKVPYKTKLVSELLQNEELKKALGVNKAVVFEECSDVVGDALYEDVMKSTKYMVEFLVKKSKVLLYQGHFDLRDGVVSTEAWMKTMKWEGIEEFFMTERKVWKVSGVVSGYVKKWKSLTHVVVLGAGHLVPNDQALNSQAMIEDWVLEKGLYGNQQGEGALSNIRG; this is encoded by the coding sequence ATGGAGTCAACGGCTTGTCACTACCTAAATCTCCAACTCCTCCTCATATTGCTCTCTGTTTTCCACTGCATCCCTGCTTCATCATCGCCAACTTCAGTACCTTCATTTCCCAACGAAGCCCTCCCCACCAAATCAGGCTACCTCCCCGTCAATGCCTCCACCGGTTCCGCCATTTTTTACGCTTTCTATGAGGTCCAGAAACCCATTTCCCCGCCCTCCAAAACCCCACTTCTTATTTGGCTCCAGGGTGGCCCTGGCTGCTCCTCCATGATCGGAAACTTCTTTGAGCTCGGCCCCTGGCGTGTCAACTTTCAAAAGGCCAAGAACGATCCCCTTGCTCTCGAACCGAATTCAGGTTCTTGGAACCGTCATTTCGGCCTTCTTTTTCTCGATAATCCCATTGGAACTGGGTTTAGTATTGCCTCTACACCCGCAGAAATCCCAAGAGATCAATTCTCCGTTGCCAAGCACCTTTTTGCTGCGATCACTTCGTTTATTCGACTAGACCCGGTGTTTAAGTCTCGTCCGATATATATTACGGGTGAGAGCTATGCAGGAAAGTATGTTCCAGCAATTGGTTACTACATTCTCAAGAAGAATGCGCAGTTGCCGGAGTCTGAGCGGGTGAGTTTAGCTGGTGTTGCTATTGGAAATGGGTTGACCGACCCGTTGACCCAAGTGGCTACTCATGCTGTGAATGCTTACTTTTCCGGTTTGATCGATGAGAGGCAGAAGAAAGAGTTGGAGAAAGCGCAATGGGAGGCAGTCAGGCTGACAAAATCAAAGAATTGGACTGAGGCCACGAATGCCAGGATTAGGGTCTTGAGTTTGTTGGGAGACATGACAGGATTGGCCACTTTAAACGATTTTACAAGGAAAGTTCCTTACAAAACTAAACTGGTCTCGGAGTTGTTACAAAATGAGGAGCTAAAGAAAGCCTTGGGAGTGAACAAAGCAGTAGTTTTCGAAGAATGCAGCGATGTTGTGGGGGATGCATTGTACGAGGATGTAATGAAAAGCACGAAATACATGGTGGAGTTTCTAGTGAAGAAGAGCAAGGTTTTGTTGTATCAAGGGCATTTTGATTTGAGGGATGGTGTAGTTTCAACAGAGGCTTGGATGAAGACGATGAAATGGGAAGGAATTGAGGAGTTTTTTATGACAGAGAGGAAGGTTTGGAAGGTGAGTGGAGTAGTTTCTGGGTATGTGAAAAAATGGAAGAGTTTGACTCATGTTGTAGTGTTGGGTGCTGGGCATCTTGTGCCTAATGATCAGGCATTGAATTCCCAGGCAATGATAGAGGACTGGGTCTTGGAGAAGGGATTATATGGGAATCAACAAGGGGAGGGTGCTTTATCAAATATCAGGGGTTGA
- the LOC121258149 gene encoding 1-aminocyclopropane-1-carboxylate oxidase homolog 4-like, with the protein MATTIDAEYDRATEVKKFDDAKIGVKGLVDCGITTIPRFFVHPSEILSDLKPGSGTQPGPEDIPAIDLSDHRRSTVVENIRRAASTFGFFQVINHGVPLGVLDRTMASIKGFYEQPTEIKARVYRREIGTGVSYMSNVDLYHSKAASWRDTIQIRVGPRMVDPEEIPEICRKEVIEWDREIKRLGEVLMGLLCEGLGVDTGRLKDMTCLEGRVMVGHYYPYCPQPDLTVGLAYHTDPGVLTVVQQDHVGGLQVKYGGSWVDVKPIPGALVINVGDLLQIISNEEYKSAEHRVLANPSHEARASIAVFFNPSNRDDQYGPLPELISPEKPALYRPFTLTDFMTRFFKKELDGKSLTNYYKL; encoded by the exons ATGGCGACGACCATTGATGCAGAATACGACAGAGCAACGGAGGTCAAGAAGTTCGACGATGCCAAGATCGGAGTCAAAGGCCTTGTCGACTGCGGCATCACCACCATTCCCCGCTTCTTTGTTCACCCATCCGAGATCCTTTCCGACCTCAAACCCGGCTCCGGAACCCAACCTGGACCTGAAGACATCCCCGCCATAGACCTTTCCGATCATCGACGATCCACTGTTGTTGAAAATATCAGACGCGCTGCCTCCACTTTCGGATTCTTCCAGGTAATCAACCACGGCGTCCCGTTGGGAGTTCTGGACCGTACGATGGCATCCATCAAGGGGTTCTACGAGCAACCAACGGAGATAAAAGCGCGGGTCTACCGTAGAGAGATAGGCACCGGAGTATCTTACATGTCCAACGTCGACTTGTACCATTCCAAAGCCGCCAGTTGGAG GGACACTATCCAGATAAGAGTAGGTCCCAGAATGGTGGATCCCGAGGAAATTCCAGAGATATGTAGAAAGGAGGTGATCGAGTGGGACCGAGAGATCAAACGGCTTGGAGAGGTTCTGATGGGTCTGCTGTGTGAAGGGCTGGGAGTGGACACCGGGAGGTTGAAGGACATGACATGTTTGGAAGGGAGAGTGATGGTTGGCCACTACTATCCTTACTGCCCACAGCCTGATCTGACGGTTGGGCTTGCTTATCACACCGATCCTGGGGTTTTGACGGTGGTGCAGCAGGACCATGTTGGTGGATTGCAGGTCAAATATGGTGGGTCTTGGGTCGATGTTAAGCCTATCCCCGGAGCTCTTGTTATTAACGTTGGGGACTTGCTTCAg ATTATATCAAATGAAGAATACAAAAGTGCAGAGCATAGAGTGTTGGCCAACCCATCCCATGAGGCACGAGCCTCAATTGCAGTTTTCTTCAACCCAAGCAATAGAGACGACCAGTATGGACCCCTGCCGGAGTTGATATCACCAGAGAAACCAGCTCTTTACCGGCCATTCACATTAACGGACTTCATGACGAGGTTCTTCAAAAAGGAGTTGGATGGCAAATCTTTGACAAATTATTATAAGCTGTAA